Sequence from the Methanobrevibacter sp. genome:
ATTCTTCATCAAGCTCACGAAATCTGTTTAGGTAATCATTCTCCCTTGTTATAAGGTCGTCCACCTGATTGAAAACATTTTCCGAGTCCGGAGCTTCCAATGTCAATACATCGCTTATATTGTACAATATTTGATTGACACATTCCACATCATCTCCAAAATCATATGACACACAAAAATAATTTTACAAATATAATTTCATTAAAAATATAGTCGGCAAATATCACTAAAAATAAGCAGTGTAACCAACATACACTGCTTATTCAATAAGCTTAATCACTTTTTATCACACTTAACAATTTAACTCCTTGACATTTTTACGTAATGAAAATAGTGTATAAAAGTATTGAGCATTATATGTTTTTTATATTTACATCCGATTTTATTTCAATTCCCTTTTCCAATGCATGCTTTAAAATTACAATCAAATCATCACCATCACTTGTAACAAAATAATTTGATAAGTCGGTTATGTCTGAACTTATATTATCTCCCCATGGCGGCCGTTTAGATAAATCATCAATATCCCAAATCACATGATCAGGAGAAAATTTTTTTAATTGCTGAACAATCAAATCAACTTCTTCAATAGCCAAATTAATATGCTCATTTTTTAATGTTCCATTATATAATTCTTTCATAATAACAGGATATTTACTTCCCCATTTACACTCTTCTAAATTATATGCTATTGTTGAAAAAAAGGAATGTAAAAAATCAGCTGTTCCTACTTGATACCAATAATATTTTACTGTAAAGCCTACTGACATACCAGCCCTCCTATTAATTCATTTTAAAATAAATTGTTATTCCATCATTCGTCCGTTGCATAATATCATTATATAATGACTGTAATAATTCATCACTAACATTCTGACCTCTAATGTCAATTTGAACAGCCTGTTTAGTCCCTGCAGGCAAATTATCTATACGTTTATTGTATTGTTTTTCAATATTTTTAGCAAGACTATTTCTACCTGCTTGAGTTTCAATATTATAATTTTTTAT
This genomic interval carries:
- a CDS encoding immunity 70 family protein, producing the protein MSVGFTVKYYWYQVGTADFLHSFFSTIAYNLEECKWGSKYPVIMKELYNGTLKNEHINLAIEEVDLIVQQLKKFSPDHVIWDIDDLSKRPPWGDNISSDITDLSNYFVTSDGDDLIVILKHALEKGIEIKSDVNIKNI